One genomic region from Streptomyces sp. NBC_00582 encodes:
- the qcrB gene encoding cytochrome bc1 complex cytochrome b subunit codes for MSTNENNESRERGKAPAGERIADWADGRLGIYSLAKANMRKIFPDHWSFMLGEVCMYSFIIIILTGVYLTLFFHPSMNEVEYHGSYVPLQGQLMSEAFNSTMHISFDVRGGLLIRQIHHWAALIFLAGMFVHMMRVFFTGAFRKPREINWLFGFLLFVLGMFTGFTGYSLPDDLLSGTGVRFTEGAILSMPIVGTYISMFLFGGEFPGHDFVARFYSIHILLLPGIMLGLMVAHLILVFYHKHTQFAGPGKSNKNVVGMPLLPVYMAKAGGFFFLVFGTIAAIAALAQINPVWVFGPYRPDQVSTGAQPDWYMGFAEGLIRFMPGWEVNLWGHTLVLGVFIPLVLFGVVLAALALYPFIESWITGDKREHHILDRPRNAPTRTALGVAWVTMYMITLVGGGNDLWATHFHLSINSITWFVRIFFFAGPVIAYILTKRICLGLQRRDRDKVLHGRETGTIKRLPHGEFIEVHEPLSQEQLFTLTAHEQYEPAAVGPAVDENGVERKIKRSEKLRAKVSGAYFGEDQQIPKPTVEEYKEITSGHGHH; via the coding sequence ATGAGCACCAACGAGAACAACGAGTCCCGCGAACGCGGGAAGGCTCCGGCCGGCGAGCGGATCGCCGACTGGGCCGACGGCCGGCTGGGGATCTACTCCCTCGCCAAGGCCAACATGCGCAAGATCTTCCCCGACCACTGGTCGTTCATGTTGGGCGAAGTGTGCATGTACAGCTTCATCATCATCATCCTCACGGGTGTGTATCTGACGCTGTTCTTCCACCCGTCGATGAACGAGGTGGAGTACCACGGCAGCTACGTCCCGCTGCAGGGACAGCTGATGTCCGAGGCGTTCAACTCGACCATGCACATCTCCTTCGACGTGCGCGGTGGTCTGCTGATCCGGCAGATCCACCACTGGGCGGCGCTGATCTTCCTCGCCGGCATGTTCGTGCACATGATGCGCGTGTTCTTCACCGGCGCGTTCCGCAAGCCGCGTGAGATCAACTGGCTGTTCGGCTTCCTGCTGTTCGTCCTGGGCATGTTCACCGGCTTCACCGGTTACTCGCTCCCGGACGACCTGCTCTCCGGCACCGGTGTCCGCTTCACCGAGGGCGCGATCCTGTCGATGCCGATCGTCGGCACGTACATCTCGATGTTCCTCTTCGGCGGGGAGTTCCCGGGCCACGACTTCGTGGCGCGGTTCTACTCGATCCACATCCTGCTGCTGCCGGGCATCATGCTCGGCCTGATGGTGGCGCACCTGATCCTGGTCTTCTACCACAAGCACACGCAGTTCGCGGGTCCCGGCAAGAGCAACAAGAACGTCGTCGGCATGCCGCTGCTGCCGGTGTACATGGCGAAGGCCGGCGGCTTCTTCTTCCTGGTCTTCGGCACGATCGCGGCCATCGCGGCGCTCGCCCAGATCAACCCGGTGTGGGTCTTCGGCCCCTACCGTCCGGACCAGGTGTCCACCGGCGCCCAGCCCGACTGGTACATGGGCTTCGCCGAGGGTCTGATCCGCTTCATGCCGGGCTGGGAGGTCAACCTCTGGGGCCACACGCTGGTCCTGGGCGTCTTCATCCCGCTGGTCCTCTTCGGTGTCGTCCTCGCGGCGCTGGCGCTCTACCCGTTCATCGAGTCGTGGATCACCGGCGACAAGCGCGAGCACCACATCCTGGACCGTCCGCGCAACGCCCCGACGCGCACCGCGCTGGGCGTCGCCTGGGTCACGATGTACATGATCACGCTGGTCGGCGGTGGCAACGACCTGTGGGCCACCCACTTCCACCTGTCGATCAACTCGATCACCTGGTTCGTCCGGATCTTCTTCTTCGCCGGACCGGTCATCGCGTACATCCTCACCAAGCGGATCTGCCTCGGCCTGCAGCGCCGCGACAGGGACAAGGTGCTGCACGGCCGGGAGACCGGCACGATCAAGCGCCTGCCGCACGGTGAGTTCATCGAGGTCCACGAGCCGCTCAGCCAGGAGCAGCTCTTCACCCTCACGGCGCACGAGCAGTACGAGCCGGCCGCGGTCGGCCCCGCGGTCGACGAGAACGGTGTCGAGCGCAAGATCAAGCGGTCCGAGAAGCTGCGCGCCAAGGTCAGCGGCGCGTACTTCGGTGAGGACCAGCAGATCCCGAAGCCGACCGTCGAGGAGTACAAGGAGATCACGAGCGGCCACGGCCACCACTGA
- the qcrC gene encoding cytochrome bc1 complex diheme cytochrome c subunit, protein MKKLSARRRHPLAALVVLLLALACTGGLYAAFAPASKAQADETAQSLAIDEGKKLFATGCASCHGTKGQGSSDGPSLVGVGAAAVDFQVGTGRMPAATSQGPQVPRKKAIYTQAEIDQLAAYISSLGAGPNVPTEAEYGTEGADIAKGGELFRTNCAQCHTTGGKGGALTHGKFAPTLEGVAPKHIYEAMQTGPQNMPSFPDTTLTEQNKKDIIAYLNAIDSDETVNPGGLELGGLGPVSEGLFAWIFGLGALIAVAVWVAARTAKAKKS, encoded by the coding sequence GTGAAAAAGCTCTCCGCACGACGACGCCATCCGCTGGCGGCGCTCGTCGTCCTACTCCTCGCGCTGGCGTGCACGGGGGGGCTGTACGCCGCGTTCGCGCCCGCGAGCAAGGCGCAGGCAGATGAAACCGCCCAGTCCCTGGCCATCGACGAGGGCAAGAAGCTCTTCGCCACAGGCTGCGCCAGCTGCCACGGCACCAAGGGTCAGGGCAGCTCCGACGGCCCGAGCCTGGTCGGCGTGGGCGCCGCCGCCGTCGACTTCCAGGTCGGCACCGGCCGTATGCCGGCCGCGACCTCCCAGGGCCCCCAGGTGCCGCGGAAGAAGGCCATCTACACGCAGGCCGAGATCGACCAGCTGGCCGCGTACATCTCCTCCCTCGGCGCCGGCCCGAACGTCCCGACCGAGGCCGAGTACGGCACGGAGGGCGCCGACATCGCCAAGGGCGGCGAGCTGTTCCGCACCAACTGCGCGCAGTGCCACACCACCGGCGGCAAGGGCGGTGCCCTGACCCACGGCAAGTTCGCCCCGACGCTCGAGGGTGTCGCCCCGAAGCACATCTACGAGGCCATGCAGACCGGCCCGCAGAACATGCCGTCCTTCCCGGACACCACGCTGACGGAGCAGAACAAGAAGGACATCATCGCGTACCTGAACGCGATCGACAGCGACGAGACGGTGAACCCGGGCGGTCTGGAGCTGGGCGGGCTCGGCCCGGTCAGCGAGGGTCTCTTCGCGTGGATCTTCGGTCTCGGTGCGTTGATCGCGGTCGCCGTCTGGGTCGCCGCGCGGACCGCAAAGGCCAAGAAGTCATGA
- the trpD gene encoding anthranilate phosphoribosyltransferase, with translation MSAVTPAGGDTAAGRSWPDVLNALLYGRDQSADATAWAMDRIMRGEATDAQIAGFVVALRAKGETVEEINGLVRTMYEHANTIEVPGRTVDIVGTGGDGAKTVNISTMSAIVVAGAGATVVKHGNRAASSASGASDVLEKLGVNLELTPARVAEVAREAGITFCFAIKFHPALRHAGAARGQLGIRTVFNILGPLTNPARVRAQAVGVADPRMAPVVAGVFAERGNSSLVFRGDDGLDELTTTATSRVWVVRDGKVAEEVFDPRDVGIELVPVEALRGGDPSYNAEVARRLLDGEQGPVRDAVLLNSAAALVALDPGPGTLAEQIRAGMDRAAESIDSGAAKQALDRWVAATHA, from the coding sequence ATGAGCGCTGTGACCCCCGCTGGAGGCGACACCGCGGCGGGCCGTTCCTGGCCCGACGTGCTGAACGCCCTGCTGTACGGCCGTGACCAGAGCGCCGACGCCACGGCCTGGGCGATGGACCGGATCATGCGCGGGGAGGCGACGGACGCGCAGATCGCCGGGTTCGTGGTGGCGCTGCGGGCCAAGGGCGAGACCGTCGAGGAGATCAACGGGCTCGTCCGGACGATGTACGAGCACGCCAACACGATCGAGGTGCCGGGCCGCACCGTCGACATCGTGGGCACGGGCGGCGACGGCGCGAAGACGGTGAACATCTCCACCATGTCGGCGATCGTCGTCGCCGGGGCGGGTGCCACCGTCGTCAAGCACGGCAACCGGGCCGCGTCCTCCGCCTCGGGCGCCTCGGACGTCCTGGAGAAGCTCGGCGTCAATCTGGAGCTGACCCCGGCGCGGGTGGCGGAGGTGGCCCGGGAGGCCGGGATCACCTTCTGCTTCGCGATCAAGTTCCACCCGGCGCTGCGTCACGCGGGCGCCGCTCGCGGCCAGTTGGGCATCCGCACGGTGTTCAACATCCTCGGCCCGCTGACCAACCCGGCCCGGGTGCGGGCCCAGGCGGTCGGGGTCGCGGACCCGCGCATGGCGCCGGTCGTCGCGGGCGTCTTCGCCGAGCGCGGCAACTCCTCCCTGGTGTTCCGGGGTGACGACGGCCTCGACGAGCTGACCACCACGGCCACCTCACGGGTGTGGGTGGTACGCGACGGCAAGGTCGCCGAGGAGGTCTTCGACCCGCGGGACGTCGGCATCGAGCTGGTCCCGGTGGAGGCCCTGCGCGGCGGCGACCCGTCGTACAACGCGGAGGTCGCCCGCCGGCTCCTGGACGGCGAGCAGGGCCCCGTCCGGGACGCGGTCCTGCTGAACTCGGCGGCCGCGCTGGTCGCCCTGGACCCGGGCCCGGGCACGCTCGCGGAGCAGATCCGGGCGGGCATGGACCGCGCGGCCGAGTCCATCGACTCGGGCGCCGCCAAGCAGGCCCTGGACCGCTGGGTCGCGGCGACGCACGCGTAG
- a CDS encoding response regulator transcription factor, which produces MQATATVLVYSDDSHTREQVRLASGRRPAPDVPVVEFVECATPAAVVRELDRGGIDVVVLDGEAVPMGGMGLCRQIKDEVFQCPPVLLLIARPQDAWLATWSRADAAVTLPVEPVEFAGALAALLREKRLQSA; this is translated from the coding sequence ATGCAGGCGACCGCGACGGTGCTGGTCTACAGCGACGACTCCCACACGCGCGAGCAGGTGCGGTTGGCCTCCGGGCGACGGCCGGCTCCCGATGTGCCCGTGGTCGAGTTCGTGGAGTGCGCCACGCCTGCGGCGGTGGTACGGGAGCTCGACAGGGGCGGTATCGATGTCGTGGTCCTGGACGGTGAGGCCGTGCCCATGGGCGGGATGGGGCTGTGCCGGCAGATCAAGGACGAGGTGTTCCAGTGTCCGCCGGTGCTGTTGCTGATCGCTCGGCCGCAGGACGCGTGGCTCGCCACGTGGAGTCGGGCCGATGCGGCTGTGACGTTGCCTGTGGAGCCGGTGGAGTTCGCGGGTGCGCTGGCCGCCCTGTTGCGGGAGAAGAGGCTTCAGAGCGCGTAG
- the qcrA gene encoding cytochrome bc1 complex Rieske iron-sulfur subunit — protein MSSQDMPEENLPAEQDSHGHGGVAVADEKNPFADPGLPPHEHRIQDIDERAAKRSERAVALLFTVSMLATVGFIASYVAIPIDKSIFVFPIGHVSALNFALGLTLGTALFTIGAGAVHWARTLMSDVEVADDRHPIAADPEVRAKVHEDFKQGAKESVIGRRKLIRNTMFGALALVPLSGVMLLRDLGPLPEDKLRHTLWAKGKLLVNMNTNEPLRASDVAVGSLTFAKPEGLEEHDEDFQNEIAKAALMIVRLQPEDIKDKQELEWSHEGIVAYSKICTHVGCPISLYEQQTHHVLCPCHQSTFDLSDGAKVIFGPAGHALPQLRIGVNDEGYLEALGDFEEPVGPAFWERG, from the coding sequence ATGAGTAGCCAAGACATGCCAGAAGAGAACCTGCCCGCAGAGCAGGACAGCCACGGCCACGGTGGGGTAGCCGTCGCGGACGAGAAGAACCCGTTCGCCGACCCGGGACTGCCGCCCCACGAGCACCGTATCCAGGACATCGACGAGCGGGCCGCCAAGCGGTCCGAGCGCGCGGTCGCCCTGCTGTTCACGGTGTCGATGCTCGCCACCGTCGGCTTCATCGCCTCGTACGTGGCGATCCCGATCGACAAGTCGATCTTCGTCTTCCCGATCGGGCACGTCAGCGCGCTGAACTTCGCGCTGGGTCTGACCCTGGGCACGGCGCTGTTCACCATCGGCGCCGGCGCGGTCCACTGGGCCCGCACCCTGATGTCGGACGTCGAGGTCGCCGACGACCGTCACCCGATCGCGGCCGACCCCGAGGTCCGTGCGAAGGTCCACGAGGACTTCAAGCAGGGCGCCAAGGAATCGGTGATCGGCCGTCGCAAGCTGATCCGCAACACGATGTTCGGCGCGCTGGCCCTGGTGCCGCTCTCCGGCGTCATGCTGCTGCGCGATCTCGGTCCGCTGCCCGAGGACAAGCTGCGCCACACGCTGTGGGCCAAGGGCAAGCTCCTCGTCAACATGAACACGAACGAGCCGCTGCGTGCCTCGGACGTGGCCGTCGGTTCGCTCACCTTCGCCAAGCCCGAGGGCCTGGAGGAGCACGACGAGGACTTCCAGAACGAGATCGCCAAGGCGGCCCTGATGATCGTCCGGCTCCAGCCGGAGGACATCAAGGACAAGCAGGAACTCGAGTGGTCCCACGAGGGCATCGTGGCCTACTCGAAGATCTGCACCCACGTCGGTTGCCCGATCTCGCTGTACGAGCAGCAGACGCACCACGTGCTGTGCCCCTGCCACCAGTCCACCTTCGACCTCTCCGACGGCGCCAAGGTCATCTTCGGCCCGGCCGGTCACGCTCTGCCGCAGCTGCGCATCGGCGTGAACGACGAGGGCTACCTCGAGGCGCTCGGCGACTTCGAAGAGCCCGTCGGTCCTGCTTTCTGGGAGCGCGGATGA
- the ctaE gene encoding aa3-type cytochrome oxidase subunit III: MSVVATATTVETGHAHPSVNRPNLTSVGTIIWLSSELMFFAALFAMYFTLRSVTGTEHWKEMAEALNFPFSATNTTILVLSSLTCQLGVFAAERGDVKKLRGWFIITFIMGAIFVGGQIYEYTELVKKDGLSLSSDPYGSVFYLTTGFHGLHVTGGLIAFLLVLGRTYAAKRFTHEQATAAIVVSYYWHFVDVVWIGLFATIYMIK; encoded by the coding sequence ATGTCGGTCGTGGCGACAGCAACGACAGTAGAAACCGGGCACGCGCACCCGTCGGTCAATCGGCCGAACCTCACCAGCGTCGGAACCATCATCTGGCTGAGTTCCGAGCTGATGTTCTTCGCGGCCCTCTTCGCGATGTACTTCACCCTGCGTTCGGTGACGGGTACCGAGCACTGGAAGGAAATGGCCGAGGCCCTGAACTTCCCGTTCTCGGCCACGAACACCACGATCCTGGTGCTCTCCTCGCTCACCTGCCAGCTCGGCGTCTTCGCCGCCGAGCGCGGTGACGTGAAGAAGCTCCGGGGCTGGTTCATCATCACCTTCATCATGGGTGCGATCTTCGTCGGCGGTCAGATCTACGAGTACACCGAGCTGGTGAAGAAGGACGGGCTCTCGCTCTCCTCCGACCCCTACGGCTCGGTCTTCTACCTGACCACCGGCTTCCACGGACTGCACGTGACGGGCGGCCTCATCGCCTTCCTGCTGGTCCTGGGACGTACCTACGCGGCCAAGAGGTTCACCCACGAGCAGGCGACCGCCGCGATCGTCGTGTCCTACTACTGGCACTTCGTCGATGTCGTCTGGATCGGCCTCTTCGCCACGATCTACATGATCAAGTAG